The Idiomarina loihiensis L2TR genomic sequence AAGCGGTGTTCTGCTGGCTGGCGTTGGCGAAACAGGACGGCTTACCAAAGCACGCATGGGATGGCGTTAAAGATTCTGATTTGGCAGATATCCATTTGTATCAAGGTGGGTCACTGCAATATCCAATAGAGCATTGTCTGAGTAATTCTTTTGCGTTTGGCGGCAACAATGTCTCTCTCGTTTTTAGTAGAGGAAAATAATATGGGGCATGATTTGGCTGAGCTTATCAAGCACGAACCGCCGATGCGGTTGATTGATAAGCTGTGCTCGGCTGAACAGGGGAAAGGGCAGTGTTGTCTTACTGTGACCAGTGACAACCTGTTTTACAGTGAGCAGCATAAGGGCCTGCCGGTGCATGTCGGAATTGAGCTAATGGCGCAGACTATCGCTGCTGTTGCCGGTTATCAAAGCAAAACCGACG encodes the following:
- a CDS encoding hotdog family protein, with the protein product MSLSFLVEENNMGHDLAELIKHEPPMRLIDKLCSAEQGKGQCCLTVTSDNLFYSEQHKGLPVHVGIELMAQTIAAVAGYQSKTDGGEIKLGFLLGSRKYQCDIDSFKLGERYDIFVEELHVESSGLSVFECDIRHNDKVVAQARLNVYQPPDETAFIEENYG